GGCGTAAAAATGTGCAGGAACGCGAGGATGTGGTCGGCATGGACGGTTCTATCCTGACGCATAACTCCGTACTGGTGGCTTCCGGTCATGTGGGCGGATTTTCCGACCCGATGTGCGATTGCCTGTTGACCAAGGAGCGTCTGCGTGCGGACCAGGTTCCGGCCCAGAGCGGCATGGGGTTTTTCTATACCGGAGCCGCCAAAAAAGACGGTTCCTGGAATATTGAAAAGAAGTACTCCGTTCTGGTGGAATCTGAAAAACAGGCGGACAAGGCCCGTAAGACCGCGGCTCAATACTATGCCCAGCTGGCCGGCAAGGATGTCTCTTACAAGGACATGGAACTGAAGGGCGAGTGCATGGAAACCGTAACGGATTCCACCATGTACAACCCTGCCAACGGTTCCCTGCTGACGGAAGCCCGTGAGTTCAATCTCATGTTCAAGACAACCATTGGAGCTACCTCTGATGAAAACGATCCCAACGCTACGGGCTGGCTGCGCCCGGAAACGGCCCAGTCCATTTTCTGCCAGTATAAAAACATTCTGGACAGCTCCCGCGTCAAACTGCCTTTCGGGATCGCCCAGATCGGCAAATCTTTCCGCAACGAAATCAACCCGAGAAACTTCACTTTCCGTTCCCGCGAATTCGAACAAATGGAAATTGAATATTTCTGCCGGCCGGAAGACGGGCTGCGCCTGGTGGATGAATGGCTGGAACACCGCCTCTGCTTCTATGACGAGGTGGGGGTCCCGCGCGAACACATTCATATTTTGGATGTGCCGGACGGCGAACGCGCGTTCTACTCCAAGAAAACCTATGACCTGGAGTATGAATTCCCCTTCGGCATCCAGGAACTGGAAGGCATCGCCTACCGGACGGATTATGACCTGAGCTGCCATCAGAAAGGTTCCGGCCGTCCGCTGGAATACTTTGATGAAGAGACGCGGGAGAAATTCATTCCCCATGTGGTGGAGCCTTCGGCCGGTTGTGACCGCACCATTCTGGCCATCATCTGCGAAGCTTACGATGAAGAGGAACTGGTGGACGACAAAGGTAAAAAAGATGTCCGCACGGTGCTCCGCTTCGTGCCCCGCATGGCCCCGATCAAGGCGGCCATCTTCCCTCTGCTTAAGAAAAACGGGGAACAGGTGCGTATTGCCCGGGAAATTGAAAAGACGCTTCAGCCGTGGATGTCCGTCTTTTATGATGAAACGGGAGCCGTCGGCCGCCGTTACCGCCGCCAGGATGAAGTGGGTACTCCTTTCTGCATTACGGTGGATTTTGAAACGCTCGGAGAAAACGATGCTTCTCTCAAGGGGACGGTGACCATTCGCCACCGCGACTCCATGAAACAGGAACGTGTTGCAATTAACGACCTGCTGCATTGGCTGATTGCCCGCGTGCGTTAATGTTTTTTTCAGCGGTTTGAGGCCGGAAAATGCCTTCAGAGCCGTCCCGTTTACAGCGGGACGGCTTTTTATTTCCCAAATAGCAGCGGAGAAAGGGGGCTTGGATGGCCAATATCGAAAGTGATTTTTCCGGAAGAAGGCCCATTGTTCCGGAATCAGTATGACAGGAGGCTGGCGCATTTTTTGATGCGGGTATGCCCGGCGGGAAATGGGTGCTTTTTACACGTTCGCGAAAAGCATATTGAATGAAATTTTAATGAGAGTTATTGACGGCCTGCCAGCAGAAAAGGAAGATGACGGACGAGGCGGTTCGGAAAAAACGTCCTGATTTTTGAGCTTTTTTTCTCATCTGCTGTCAAAGGTTTATACGGCATGGAATGATGCAATCAGGTAGAAAGAAGATATTAATGATGGAACATTCAGTAATTTTTCCGGACCATCGGAAGGTTTGCGCCCTGGGACAGGGAACCTGGAAAATGGGAAAATCAGCGTTGAGGGAAACCGATGAGATAGATGCTTTGCGCGTCGGCATTGAGCTGGGCATGAGCGTAGTGGATACGGCAGAGATGTATGGCAACGAGGAAATGGTGGGAGCGGCAATCCGCGGATTGCGTGACCGTGTGTTCCTGGTTACCAAGGTGCTGCCCGGCAACGCCAGCAGGACTGGAACCAAAGCGGCCTGCGAACGGAGCCTGAACAGGCTGAAGACGGACTATGTGGATTTGTTTCTGCTTCACTGGGGCGGTCCCCATCCCATTGAAGATACGGTTGCCTCCATGGTTGAGCTGCAGCAGGAGGGTAAGATAAAGGCCTGGGGCGTGAGCAATATGGACGTTCCGGAAA
This region of Akkermansia muciniphila genomic DNA includes:
- a CDS encoding glycine--tRNA ligase produces the protein MADRTNTDPARMEKIVSLCKRRGFIFQSAEIYGGLNGCWDYGPMGVELKRNLKEYWWRKNVQEREDVVGMDGSILTHNSVLVASGHVGGFSDPMCDCLLTKERLRADQVPAQSGMGFFYTGAAKKDGSWNIEKKYSVLVESEKQADKARKTAAQYYAQLAGKDVSYKDMELKGECMETVTDSTMYNPANGSLLTEAREFNLMFKTTIGATSDENDPNATGWLRPETAQSIFCQYKNILDSSRVKLPFGIAQIGKSFRNEINPRNFTFRSREFEQMEIEYFCRPEDGLRLVDEWLEHRLCFYDEVGVPREHIHILDVPDGERAFYSKKTYDLEYEFPFGIQELEGIAYRTDYDLSCHQKGSGRPLEYFDEETREKFIPHVVEPSAGCDRTILAIICEAYDEEELVDDKGKKDVRTVLRFVPRMAPIKAAIFPLLKKNGEQVRIAREIEKTLQPWMSVFYDETGAVGRRYRRQDEVGTPFCITVDFETLGENDASLKGTVTIRHRDSMKQERVAINDLLHWLIARVR
- a CDS encoding aldo/keto reductase, with product MMEHSVIFPDHRKVCALGQGTWKMGKSALRETDEIDALRVGIELGMSVVDTAEMYGNEEMVGAAIRGLRDRVFLVTKVLPGNASRTGTKAACERSLNRLKTDYVDLFLLHWGGPHPIEDTVASMVELQQEGKIKAWGVSNMDVPEMERFYAVPGGASCAANQILYNLAHRGVEYDLLPWCRERHLPVMAYSPADEGRLSRNPVLMGIAQKHEATPVQIALAWILRRPGMIAIPKAGSVTHVQENYRSLSIELTAEDVDLLDEAFPPPVSKVHLDSW